One Rhodoluna sp. KAS3 DNA window includes the following coding sequences:
- a CDS encoding tRNA (adenine-N1)-methyltransferase: MTKLSDAGLPTGPFRAGDRVQLTGPKGRLNTITLVEGARYGTHRGDLMHDDIIGKPEGSVIANQTGVEYLAFRPLLSDFVLSMPRGANIIYPKDSAQIVVMGDIYPGARVIEAGVGSGGLSMYLLRAIGDHGTLDSFERRSEFAEIARANVATNLGLVPDNWNIHLGDLQDELPKKTEPGSVDRIVLDMLAPWECIQECADALTPGGIIIGYVATVTQLSRFTEALKKSQLFAEPEAWESMVRGWHLQGLAVRPEHRMIGHTGFLVTARRLAPGAVLPDFKTTKAKPEFADEDLAVWNPDHMGERKVSDKKLRKTIRSANAAAEAKSQQ, encoded by the coding sequence ATGACAAAACTCAGCGATGCCGGCCTACCTACCGGTCCTTTCCGTGCCGGTGATCGAGTTCAGCTCACCGGACCAAAAGGTCGACTAAACACAATTACTCTGGTTGAGGGTGCGCGCTATGGCACCCACCGAGGTGATTTGATGCACGACGACATCATCGGCAAGCCTGAAGGTTCAGTAATTGCCAACCAAACCGGTGTTGAATACTTGGCCTTCCGCCCACTTCTAAGTGACTTTGTTTTGTCTATGCCACGAGGCGCCAACATCATCTACCCAAAGGACTCGGCACAGATTGTCGTGATGGGCGACATCTATCCGGGTGCCCGCGTGATTGAAGCCGGCGTCGGCTCTGGTGGCCTGAGCATGTATCTTCTGCGGGCTATTGGTGATCACGGAACACTCGATTCGTTCGAGCGCCGTTCTGAATTTGCCGAAATTGCCCGTGCCAACGTGGCTACCAATCTAGGCCTGGTTCCAGACAACTGGAACATTCACCTGGGTGACCTTCAGGACGAACTACCTAAAAAGACCGAACCTGGATCTGTCGATCGAATTGTGCTCGACATGTTGGCACCTTGGGAATGCATTCAAGAATGTGCAGATGCTCTGACTCCGGGCGGAATCATCATCGGGTACGTTGCGACGGTTACTCAGCTTTCTCGATTTACCGAGGCTCTGAAAAAGAGCCAGTTGTTTGCCGAGCCAGAGGCCTGGGAATCCATGGTTCGCGGGTGGCACCTACAGGGCTTGGCAGTGCGTCCGGAGCACAGAATGATTGGGCACACAGGATTCCTGGTTACTGCCCGCCGCCTGGCACCTGGCGCAGTTCTTCCCGACTTCAAAACCACGAAGGCCAAGCCTGAGTTTGCCGATGAGGACTTGGCTGTTTGGAACCCGGATCACATGGGTGAACGCAAAGTTTCAGACAAGAAACTGCGTAAAACCATCCGAAGTGCTAACGCTGCTGCTGAAGCGAAAAGCCAGCAGTAA
- a CDS encoding HAD family phosphatase, producing MLKNQLPAAVLWDMDGTLVDSEHYWMKSERDLAAAHSREWSQQDGFDLIGMSLYESSQVIKEKLDSSLHPHEIITRLTDGVREQLAVEVPWRPGAKELLLALREAGIKTALVTMSLHHMAQEVADQIPFKAFDVIVGGDDVARGKPFPDPYLRAAELLGVDATDCVAIEDSNTGLRSAEAAGTKAIGVPNFIEIPNIPGRIIWPTLVGVTVDDLRNLF from the coding sequence ATGTTGAAAAATCAGCTGCCTGCAGCAGTCCTTTGGGACATGGATGGCACGCTGGTTGATTCCGAGCACTACTGGATGAAAAGCGAACGCGATCTCGCAGCTGCTCACTCTCGTGAATGGTCCCAGCAGGATGGCTTTGACCTAATTGGAATGAGTCTTTATGAATCATCACAAGTAATCAAAGAGAAACTTGACAGCTCGTTACATCCGCACGAAATTATTACTCGACTCACCGATGGAGTCAGGGAGCAGTTGGCGGTTGAGGTGCCTTGGCGCCCGGGCGCAAAGGAGCTCCTGCTGGCACTCCGCGAAGCTGGCATCAAGACTGCCCTCGTAACCATGTCACTCCATCACATGGCACAGGAAGTCGCGGATCAAATCCCTTTTAAGGCCTTCGATGTAATCGTTGGCGGCGACGACGTTGCCAGGGGAAAGCCGTTTCCAGACCCTTACCTGCGTGCGGCGGAGCTGCTCGGGGTGGATGCAACCGACTGCGTTGCAATTGAAGATTCAAATACCGGCCTTCGAAGTGCCGAGGCGGCCGGAACCAAGGCGATCGGCGTACCAAATTTCATCGAGATTCCAAACATCCCGGGTCGGATCATATGGCCGACCTTGGTGGGAGTCACCGTCGATGACCTTCGTAATCTTTTTTAG